DNA from Leptolyngbya iicbica LK:
ACTGGTATCCGTCCTGGCAAGACGCCTTTAGCTACCGAGTGTTACTTAATCAAGGGCTTCAGCGATACCAACATGACGGTGGCAATGTTCAAAATTGCGCGGATCAGTTGAGATCAATAAGAAGTCTTTATCAAATCATTCTCAACTTGGCCAGGTGGATAGTTAATATGACCTGGAATTGGTCTTAGTCGAAAAAGTCTTTAACTTTATCAACGACGTTTTCAGCGCGTTCTTGTGCAGCATCAGCGGCTTGATCAGCAGCAGCTTGGGTGCGACCAATATCCTTCTGAGCTTTACCCTTAGCTTGCTGGGCAGCACCTTCGATATCATCACCAAACTGGCGCTGTACTCGGCCCAAATCTTCACGGGCCTTGCCCTTAATTTGGTTGACGCTACCTTCACCTGCCATGCGATCGAACTCTTGTTCGGCCCGATCTTGAATGACATCAGCCGCATCTGTGCCAGCGTATGCAGGCGTGCCCCAGCCCAGCAGTAAACTGCAGGAAGCCGCGATCGCTAAGGTGCATACAATCAACACTTTCTTAATTCGTTCATAACTGAAGATTAACTGCATAAATTCTCCTTTTTGGTCAGGTCTAAAAACTTAAAGTTTTTACAACATCGCTAGTCTATTTTCTATTTTTGGATAAAGAATCAACCCAGAGAAATACTTTATCTTGAGATCTATCAATAGTGTGATCGACTAAAAATATTCTCGTATCTCTCAGTACAGACATAGAGATTTGCATTATATTTTTCTAAGACTTTAAGGCCTTGTCAAAAACACCCGGT
Protein-coding regions in this window:
- a CDS encoding CsbD family protein, whose product is MQLIFSYERIKKVLIVCTLAIAASCSLLLGWGTPAYAGTDAADVIQDRAEQEFDRMAGEGSVNQIKGKAREDLGRVQRQFGDDIEGAAQQAKGKAQKDIGRTQAAADQAADAAQERAENVVDKVKDFFD